Genomic segment of Tautonia rosea:
CTTAAGATCACTTGTTCTCAAGGGCGGCCGACTTGGAGGCGGTACCGCCGCCGAGGGCGAGGCGAGCAAGCGTCTCCTGGTATCGCTGCTTGCCCTCTTCGACAACTCGACGAATCTCGGCGGCGTTCTGCTCGCTCTCCTGCCGCAGCTCGGCGATCAGCTTCAACGAGTCGACCTGGTAGTCGGAGATCGCCCGGACAAGCTTTTCGACCGACTCAGGCCGGATTGTCGAGCCGTAACCAGCCTTGATCGCCGCGTGCTCAAGCTCTCGGCCCAGCTCAGCAACGTCCTCCAGGCCCCGGTTGATCCCCTCCTTCATCGCTTCGTGAGACTGGGTCGCCTCATGCAGGCCATGCTGCGAGGTGTAGACCGTCCCCAGCACGGTAAAGACGTGCTCATTCGTGGTAAAGAAGGTGACCGAACGGCGGTAGACCCGGTCTTTTACGTCGTGGGTCTGCTTCAGCTTGGTGATCAGCGTCTCGCCCACGTCGTAGCCGATCGCCAGGTCCTCGGCAATATCCTTGAGGAGCTGGTAGGTGCGGTCGGACTCTTCGTAGGCGTCCCGGGCTTCGTCGCGGGTCAGCTCCAGCCGCGCCTTGACCGCGGGGTCGTCCTCGGGGGCGTCGTCGATCTCCCGTTGCGCCTCGGCAAGGCGAACCTTGGTAGCCTCGTACTGCGGCGAGTAGATCTCGAAGAGTTCCCGGGCGGCAATCTCGGCCTCCTTCAGAGCGAAGCGGAAGTCGATGTAGCCGTCCATGATCGCCTCTTCGCGATCGAGCTGATCCTTGGTGTCGGCGGCGACCTCTTTGTAGGTTTCGGCGATCTTGTCGAAGCGTGCGGCCGGGCTCCCTCTTCGCATCCGCATCCAAAGGTTTTGAGCACGCTCGATCGGGCCGATCTTGCCGTCGGAGAGCTGGTTAATCAGTGCTTTGGAGTCCTCTCGGACCGAGTCGAATGCCTGGGTGATCTCGAGATAGCGGTCGCCGACGTTGATGTTTTCAACGTTGTCTCGCACGAGCCTGTTAAAGCTGCTCATGTACCTTACGGTGTTGCCGATGGCCAGAACCCTCGGCTCATCGACGTGCTTGACCTCCTCCAGCAACCGGATCATCTCGTGAGTGAGATCCGGCTTTGGGGTCACATCGAACTTTTTGAGAACCTCCAATGCCTGGTCCAGGTACTTCTGCGTTCCTGAGACGACGGCCGGCGGCCCTCCTGTGTTCGATTCAAGAGTCTTGTTCGACGACTTTTTCGTGGAAGATCGGGCCATGGAGGTCGCAGCTCCTTGGGGGTGATGGAGGCAGGGTCCCGTGGCTCCCGCCGACGCCTCGGCCGAACCCGCTCGATGTTAGGTTCGCATACCGGCACCCGACGGGGAAGCAGGAGGTTCCCTCCAGTACCGGTGACCTCCTATGATAATACGGCCGTTCGGAGGCGCCTCCGGACCGGCCGATCGCTTGCACGAGTCAGCCACCATGCCCCCGCCGCAGTCAACGACCTTGTTGCCGACAGAGCCAGCCCCCTCGGGCAGCCCAGGCGATCCGAGCCTCGGGGAGATGCTTCAGATCCTTGAGGCCTCCGCCCGGATGCGCAAGGACCGCGACCTGGTGGCCGAGCAGCTCAACCTCAACGAGGTGAAGGCCCGCCTCCGAGACCGAATTCTTGCCGCCGCCCGGGCCTCAGGAGACCCCGTCCGCCCCGAGGAGGTCGATGTGGCGATCGACCACTACTACGATTCACTCTACGACTTCCGAGAGCCCCCGTTGAGCCCCGAGGTCGCCCTGGCCCACCTCTACGTTCGGCGATGGTCGCTCTCTGCCGTGCTCGTGACCTTCGGCATCGGGCTCGCGCTTCTTTGGCTGTTGCTGCTCCGGCCGATGGCCCCACTGTCTCCCTCTGCCAGGACCGAACGGGCCGTCGCCTCACTGAACCAGCGAATTGAGCAACAAGCGTCCCAGCTTACCGCCCTGGCTGAGGGCCCCGAGGCTGCAAATCGCATCGAACAGCTCCGGAACGAAGCTCTCGCCCTTGTCGAGATTCAGGACACCGCCGGTCTGGAGCGGGTCCAGGCTCGGCTCGATCTCCTCGGTGAGGCGCTCCAGGCCGAGTACGACGTCGAGATCGTTCGAGAGCCCGGCCGAATGAGCGGCATCGACACTTATTACAACGACGATCAGGGCCGTCGCCTCGCCGGCTACTACCTGATCGTCGAAGCCCGAGGGCCCGACGGCCGACCCTTGCCACGCCCCATTCGCAACGAGGAGACGGGGCAGACCACTACCGTCACAACCTGGGCCGAACGGGTTCCCGAGGCGGTCTACCAACGACTTCTCAACGACAAACAGGCCGACGGCCGGGTCGACGATTTCCTCTTCGCTGTCAAGCGAAGGGGGCAGCCGGACGAACAGGTCCGTATGCTCGGAGAGGACGGCCGTCCCCTCTCTCGGCTCGGACAGATCACGGAGTGGTGAGCCGATCATGCCCACCGATGGCCCGACCGTTTACCGAGTCTTGCGGGAATGGCTGAACGAGGCCCAGAACGAGGCTGATCGGCTCCGAGCAGAGTCGTCCAGGCTCGACTCCCGACGTCGGGAGCTGGCCGCGGAACGCGGTCGGGCGCTGCACGAGCTGGC
This window contains:
- a CDS encoding cell surface protein; this encodes MARSSTKKSSNKTLESNTGGPPAVVSGTQKYLDQALEVLKKFDVTPKPDLTHEMIRLLEEVKHVDEPRVLAIGNTVRYMSSFNRLVRDNVENINVGDRYLEITQAFDSVREDSKALINQLSDGKIGPIERAQNLWMRMRRGSPAARFDKIAETYKEVAADTKDQLDREEAIMDGYIDFRFALKEAEIAARELFEIYSPQYEATKVRLAEAQREIDDAPEDDPAVKARLELTRDEARDAYEESDRTYQLLKDIAEDLAIGYDVGETLITKLKQTHDVKDRVYRRSVTFFTTNEHVFTVLGTVYTSQHGLHEATQSHEAMKEGINRGLEDVAELGRELEHAAIKAGYGSTIRPESVEKLVRAISDYQVDSLKLIAELRQESEQNAAEIRRVVEEGKQRYQETLARLALGGGTASKSAALENK
- a CDS encoding DUF6384 family protein, with protein sequence MPPPQSTTLLPTEPAPSGSPGDPSLGEMLQILEASARMRKDRDLVAEQLNLNEVKARLRDRILAAARASGDPVRPEEVDVAIDHYYDSLYDFREPPLSPEVALAHLYVRRWSLSAVLVTFGIGLALLWLLLLRPMAPLSPSARTERAVASLNQRIEQQASQLTALAEGPEAANRIEQLRNEALALVEIQDTAGLERVQARLDLLGEALQAEYDVEIVREPGRMSGIDTYYNDDQGRRLAGYYLIVEARGPDGRPLPRPIRNEETGQTTTVTTWAERVPEAVYQRLLNDKQADGRVDDFLFAVKRRGQPDEQVRMLGEDGRPLSRLGQITEW